GCTGTTAATCTGCTGGACAGATTTCTAGCTATGATGAAGGTACACGTAGATGCTTTGCAAAAGATCTAtagtcattcatttattatagtAACCAACACGAGTTTGATTGTAATTACTTTAATTGACTACATTACTACTTGTTTTTGTAAAACTAACCAAGTACCCAAGAACACTACCGTGTCAAATTTCaactaaaatgtaatttattatttgtcttaCAGGTTCAGCCCAAACATCTGGCCTGTATCAGCATTGGCTGCCTCCACATTGCTACCAAAGTGGTGGAAGATAAGTGTGATGTGTCGTCAACACACGAGCTGATCCGCATCAGTCAGTGCAAGTTCACTGTGTCTGATCTCGGGCGCATGGAGAAAATCATCTCTCAGAAACTCAACTTCCAGTTCCAAGCCATCACTGCCTTAACGTTTCTGCACCTGTACCATGCGATTATACTGTCACATACCTCAAGCAGGTGAGACACATGAATAGGTGATGATAGAAAGTAACATGTAGATGAATACCACCTACATGTGGTAAGATGAAGTCCATTGTACACTATGTAGGTCAATTAGGCGCCATAAACTCAGTTATCAAAAGACTGCCATATACCAAAGGGCACAGATAGCAAGTTGGCTGGTTATTGTGTCTcatctataaatattaaaaatgatgtaCTTTGTCAGCTGAACCTAATGAAGCATATCTTTTTCCTCTGCAGGAAAGAAGTCCCCAGTCTAGACAAGCTGGAAGCCCAGCTTAAAGCCTGCCTTTGCCGCATTGTATTCTCCAAAGCAAAAGTAAGTATTTACACTACAAATCATAGAGCAATTTGGGACTTTTGACTATAAATgacatttctttttatctcttttgtCCTGTAGCCATCGGTGCTAGCTTTGTCACTTATAAAGCAAGAGATTGAGGCCTTGCAGTCTGTGGACCTGTTTGAGATCGCCCAGTCCATTCAAAGACATTTAAGAGTAAGATTTCAAATATTTGGCCAGTTTATTTACACAGCACATTTTGTGAACTACAAGAACATGTCTTTAGACATAAGCCAGTCATATCACCATGAAATAAAacttataaaaatacaaaaaaggttAGTAAAGCATTTAACATTTGGCCTCAGTGGTTATGCAAGCTGTATTGGTCTGTCAAACAAATCTGTCCTGCTTTCTTTGAGATAAAGAATTCCAGGCATGCTCAGTAACAGCCTGACCCTCAGCTATCGACACACTATACCCAAAGCACCTCTGAGTTATGTAACCgccactgtgtgtatgtgcagatcTCGGAAACGGAGCTACAGCTCTGGAGAGGCCTTGTGGCCCAGTGCCTGGTGCAGTACTCTTCGCCTACATGCTCCAAACCCAATCACAGGAAGCTGGTGTGGATCGTGTCCCGGCGCACAGCAAAGAACCTGCACAGCAGCTACTGCAGTGCACCAGAGCTGCCCACGATCCCTGAAGACTGCTGGAGTGAGAGGTAAGCAGTGGACCTGCAGACAAAATCTTTCTGTTCATTATCCTGGTTCGCTTAAACACTTCATATTCAAagaaaagtacatttaaaaaagtgtcaAATTAGCTTAAATTATTCAAGAGCCAGTTTGTGGAACAGGGGCTTCAGTAGAATTACTGGCTATTCATTCTTAGCAAATTCAACTAGTCCCTTTTTATCCTGGATTTATCCCAACCCAGATCACGTTGCAAGTTTTAATCACAAACAATAGTGTCATTGAAAAACAGTGAAACATATCAGCAAGTCATTATAGGTTCAaaatatgtaacacacacatacatattaccAAATTAGGgaagttttttaaaaagaaattgtgaACATAGGATTTTTTGGGGAATCTCGCCTTACCGTTCCTTTTAGTTTCAGTTCTCTGTTACTATAGACAGAGACTACCCAACCCTCATAAAACATCGTCACACAAGCATTCTTCTAATTCCACACGtcactcttttttttgtaatttgggCCCAGCTCTCTACACACTATTTGCTATAGATACGTCACAGATAAAAGTGAGGTCACTTTCTTAGTATGCAGATCACCATAGTTATTAAACAAACCTAACAGTTTGTTGTAACTTGTTAAAGTAAAAGCTAATACATGTCCATGTACcgaaaaataagcaaaaacacAGC
This genomic interval from Tachysurus vachellii isolate PV-2020 chromosome 17, HZAU_Pvac_v1, whole genome shotgun sequence contains the following:
- the ccng2 gene encoding cyclin-G2 codes for the protein MEAFRLMKELKLNLEQESRYLPKESGLKLIESNPEGMGISAKCRNAKVEDIWSLTSFFGYSTQTFVLAVNLLDRFLAMMKVQPKHLACISIGCLHIATKVVEDKCDVSSTHELIRISQCKFTVSDLGRMEKIISQKLNFQFQAITALTFLHLYHAIILSHTSSRKEVPSLDKLEAQLKACLCRIVFSKAKPSVLALSLIKQEIEALQSVDLFEIAQSIQRHLRISETELQLWRGLVAQCLVQYSSPTCSKPNHRKLVWIVSRRTAKNLHSSYCSAPELPTIPEDCWSESEDWSEELSSGEESLSSSLGSDADGPYFPAHFQKK